In a single window of the Raphanus sativus cultivar WK10039 chromosome 9, ASM80110v3, whole genome shotgun sequence genome:
- the LOC108825666 gene encoding histone-lysine N-methyltransferase EZA1 — MVTVTDDSDSSARIGVDDDDDDDGVSLVEGLEDKLNYLKRKIQGERVRSIQERFEVNRRNKVDVHLVTTPFSSSNGGVDSNVFCSWMEKSLCSLDGVPNGVGDRDYIHTKDVVVLSGTVRLPFADRIPPYTTWIFLDRNQRMVEDQSVVGRRQIYYDQHGGETLICSDSEEEPEPEEEKREYSEGEDRVIWLIGQEYGMGEEVQDALSQFLSLDASDILERYNELNLKNEQNAEAFSDSGFKLGISLEKGLSAALDSFDNLFCRRCLVFDCRLHGCSQPLISASEKQPYWSDYEGDRNPCSKHCYLQAVREVPGGSSSFASKTEAKASEEGCSKGFSCDYPNDTGGGVNLPVEKTNIGSKNLDSSSGIEQDNESRGKREAPRLEDSGDLSDISNKKQKTAVSDTKIPFVNPISRPEGDQSGTSYTNEVNRDSRASSKEVAEPISDKSVFQPEHGSGTETMIIGEISETSQPSTEWKPIEKDLYLKGVEMFGRNSCLIARNLLSGLKTCLDVSSYMRENEVSVIRRSSTPNLLLDDGRTDAGNEDDEVPPRTRLFRRKGKARKLKYSTKSAGHPSVWKRIAGGKNQSCKQYTPCGCQSMCGKECPCLTNETCCEKYCGCSKSCKNRFRGCHCAKSQCRSRQCPCFAAGRECDPDVCRNCWVSCGDGSLGEAPRRGEGQCGNMRLLLRQQQRILLGKSDVAGWGAFLKNSVSKNEYLGEYTGELISHREADKRGKIYDRANSSFLFDLNDQFVLDAQRKGDKLKFANHSAKPNCYAKVMFVAGDHRVGIFANERIEASEELFYDYRYGPDQAPAWARKPEGSSKKDDSSITHRRARKHQSH, encoded by the exons ATGGTGACGGTGACGGACGATAGCGACTCTTCTGCTAGAATCGGA gtagatgatgatgatgatgatgatggtgttAGTCTCGTAGAGGGTTTAGAGGACAAGTTAAATTATCTGAAAAGGAAGATTCAAGGAGAAAGAGTTAGGTCTATTCAA GAAAGATTTGAGGTTAACAGAAGAAATAAAGTGGATGTTCATCTTGTTACCACCCCCTTTTCCTCGTCTAACGGAGGGGTTGATAGCAATGTGTTTTGCTCGTGGATGGAGAAATCACTCTGTAGTTTAGACGGTGTTCCTAATGGGGTGGGTGATAGAGACTATATCCATACTAAAGATGTTGTTGTTCTCTCTGGGACTGTCAGGCTTCCTTTTGCTGACAGGATCCCTCCTTACACTACCTGGATATTCTTGGACAG AAATCAGAGAATGGTTGAAGATCAGTCTGTGGTTGGTCGGAGACAAATCTACTACGATCAACATGGTGGGGAGACGCTGATTTGTAGTGATAGCGAAGAAGAACCCGAACCTGAGGAAGAAAAACGTGAATATTCTGAGGGTGAAGACCGCGTTATATG GTTGATTGGGCAGGAGTATGGCATGGGTGAAGAAGTGCAGGATGCTCTCAGTCAGTTCCTCAGCTTAGATGCTTCAGATATTCTG GAAAGGTACAATGAGCTCAACTTGAAGAATGAACAGAATGCTGAGGCCTTCTCTGATTCTGGGTTCAAGCTGGGGATATCACTGGAAAAGGGTCTTAGTGCTGCTCTAGATTCTTTTGATAATCTTTTTTGCCGCCGTTGCTTG GTGTTCGACTGTCGTCTGCATGGATGTTCTCAGCCTTTGATTAGTGCT AGTGAAAAACAGCCTTATTGGTCTGATTATGAAGGTGATAGGAACCCCTGCAGCAAACATTGTTACCTCCAG GCGGTCAGAGAAGTGCCAGGAGGAAGCAGTAGCTTTGCATCTAAAACTGAAGCAAAAGCGTCAGAAGAAGGATGTAGCAAGGGTTTCTCCTGTGATTACCCTAATGATACTGGTGGTGGTGTGAATCTACCAGTTGAAAAGACTAATATTGGTTCCAAGAACTTAGATTCATCCTCTGGTATAGAACAAGACAACGAAAGTAGGGGAAAGCGTGAGGCCCCAAGACTAGAAGACTCCGGTGATCTATCTGATATATCAAACAAGAAACAGAAAACTGCAGTCTCAGATACAAAAATACCATTTGTCAATCCTATATCTAGACCAGAGGGTGATCAAAGTGGAACATCGTATACTAATGAAGTAAATAGAGACTCAAGAGCTAGCTCAAAAGAAGTAGCTGAGCCTATTTCAGATAAGTCAGTTTTTCAGCCAGAGCATGGCAGTGGAACCGAGACAATGATTATTGGAGAAATATCTGAGACAAGTCAACCATCTACAGAGTGGAAGCCTATTGAGAAGGATCTTTACTTGAAGGGAGTCGAAATGTTTGGGAGAAACAG CTGTCTTATTGCAAGAAACCTGCTTTCTGGCTTGAAGACATGCCTAGATGTCTCCAGTTACATGCGTGAAAACGAAGTTTCAGTCATTCGGAGGTCTAGCACTCCAAATTTGCTGCTGGATGATGGCAGGACTGACGCAGGGAATGAG GATGATGAGGTGCCTCCAAGGACAAGATTGTTCCGTAGAAAAGGCAAAGCCCGGAAGCTGAAGTACTCTACAAAGTCTGCTGGTCATCCATCTGTCTGGAAAAGAATAGCCGGAGGCAAAAACCAGTCATGTAAGCAATACACACCATGTGGATGCCAGTCAATGTGCGGAAAGGAATGCCCTTGTCTAACTAATGAAACTTGCTGCGAGAAATATTGCGG GTGCTCAAAAAGTTGCAAAAACCGTTTCCGAGGATGTCATTGTGCAAAGAGTCAATGCAGAAGCAGGCAGTGTCCGTGCTTTGCCGCTGGCAGAGAATGCGATCCAGATGTTTGCAGGAATTGCTGGGTTAG CTGTGGAGATGGTTCTCTGGGGGAAGCACCAAGACGCGGAGAAGGCCAATGCGGAAACATGAGACTTCTCTTGAGGCAACAACAGAGG ATCCTCTTGGGTAAGTCTGATGTTGCTGGATGGGGTGCGTTTCTAAAG AACTCGGTGAGCAAAAATGAGTATCTCGGAGAGTACACTGGCGAATTGATCTCACACCGTGAGGCGGATAAGCGTGGGAAAATATATGACCGTGCAAATTCTTCTTTCCTCTTTGACTTGAATGATCAG TTCGTCCTCGATGCTCAACGTAAAGGAGACAAGCTGAAATTTGCCAATCACTCAGCTAAACCCAATTGCTACGCTAAG GTGATGTTTGTGGCAGGAGACCACAGGGTAGGAATATTTGCAAACGAGCGTATAGAAGCGAGTGAGGAGCTTTTCTATGACTACAGATATGGACCAGACCAAGCACCAGCTTGGGCTCGCAAACCTGAAGGTTCTTCTAAGAAAGATGATTCATCCATTACTCATCGTCGAGCCAGAAAGCACCAATCTCATTGA
- the LOC108825047 gene encoding LOW QUALITY PROTEIN: serine/threonine-protein kinase PCRK2 (The sequence of the model RefSeq protein was modified relative to this genomic sequence to represent the inferred CDS: inserted 1 base in 1 codon; deleted 2 bases in 1 codon; substituted 1 base at 1 genomic stop codon) produces MVLRVCVFMYTVCSLSLINVQLALYEEGPTLALLPLPAEFPQFSQKAFNTTTIRIALIVANKEVLVATARILPHQIELINLKLLYANFIKNGYRASYWDQFFSASQASVINSSLVNHKSRFSPTLVGYYKLLNLAWTSSGFLTSLSIITRILGIYVSEFSGEKKHPNLTLIFAVAAGRSWYAPLENNFNAKVADFGLAKHAPEGRGNHLSTCVMGTFGYVAPEYAMTGHLLVKSDVYSYGVVLLELLSGRKHVDTXQPSGQKNLVTWTRPVIRDKDRLEELVDXRLEGKYPKEDFARVCTIAAACVAPEASQRPTMGELVQSLKMVQRVVEYQEPVLNASNKARPNRRQSSSATLESEVASSMFSAGPYSGLSGFDHENVTRTAVFSEDFR; encoded by the exons ATGGTGTTGAGAGTGTGTGTGTTTATGTATACTGtgtgttctctctctctcatcaatGTTCAATTAGCTCTATATGAAGAAGGACCAACTTTAGCACTTCTGCCTTTACCAGCTGAGTTTCCGCAGTTTTCACAGAAAGCATTTAACACCACGACAATCAGAATCGCCTTG ATTGTTGCAAACAAGGAAGTATTGGTTGCCACTGCGCGTATCCTACCTCACCAGATTGAGCTGATCAACTTGAAACTTCTATATGCCAACTTTATAAAGAATGGATATCGCGCGTCATACTGGGATCAATTTTTTTCAGCGAGCCAGGCATCGGTGATTAACTCTTCACTGGTCAATCACAAGAGTCGGTTTAGCCCTACTTTGGTAGGATATTACAAACTTCTAAACCTTGCTTG GACCTCAAGTGGCTTCCTTACCTCGCTAAGCATCATTACAAGGATCCTTGGCATCTACGTCAGTGAGTTCTCCGGGGAAAAGAAGCATCCCAATCTTACACTTATCTTTGCTGTAGCCGCAG GAAGAAGTTGGTATGCACCTCTTGAGAACAACTTCAATGCTAAAGTTGCAGATTTTGGCTTAGCCAAACATGCTCCTGAAGGCAGGGGTAATCACTTGTCTACCTGTGTCATGGGCACATTTGG GTATGTAGCGCCAGAATATGCAATGACG GGGCACCTACTCGTCAAGAGTGATGTTTATAGTTACGGCGTGGTCCTTCTCGAGTTGCTTTCTGGTAGAAAGCATGTGGATA TACAACCTTCAGGCCAAAAGAACCTCGTCACTTGG ACGAGACCAGTTATTAGAGACAAAGACCGGTTAGAGGAACTAGTTGATTGAAGACTCGAAGGAAAATACCCAAAAGAAGATTTCGCAAGAGTGTGCACAATTGCTGCAGCTTGTGTTGCACCTGAAGCTAGCCAAAGACCAACGATGGGTGAATTGGTTCAGTCCCTTAAAATGGTTCAACGGGTTGTTGAGTATCAAGAACCGGTTTTAAACGCTTCTAATAAAGCTCGTCCTAACCGGAGACAGTCATCATCAGCTACGTTGGAGTCAGAAGTAGCTTCTTCTATGTTCTCTGCTGGTCCCTACTCTGGTCTAAGTGGCTTCGATCACGAAAATGTTACACGAACAGCTGTTTTCTCTGAAGATTTTAGGTGA